From one Plasmodium knowlesi strain H genome assembly, chromosome: 11 genomic stretch:
- a CDS encoding protein kinase, putative yields MADSISAEKEQPRKRKKKKKEPISKGRKTEKAKNPEEDYKELYAEQVQEILALNHIYFPIYVDRPGHIKKAHLPSDLMSKEEYNEKNKALTTAIIVPIEMNDEIDEESSVKFCIFFNYDNDLPKYRISFTFEKKYPYSYPNIYLHMSRALSKEQTTHLSLNVKKICAKNYGRITLFDICIYSNEYFNKIMSHNFENLWEEMKHRMDDHLSRGKHNLHQQASACSDRNAAVESMTAGTATGGITIGSNISGKTLPAGAPGLWSYSSEYFRTHRGGATWLEDEQRRETELINSSFRLDGWPNAGNSSCGTHGNGGDSGRGSASNVRTHDGMKGNRNVNRSGSNQSSSNFPIGHNVAPQRKPCHPPCERRIGHPGERYYHMAPTQGGILFRNIHESNSISGFSSINSCIFGGEEEHLNIFTKKKKEKITQVRKISEDDKLNGLKKETLESNEQRLIPHGNGRLKHFQILKKTKISYYRNRLLVRHNIDTNMYIIHTYAVLSVFDFLAFFLNHLLHCNRGFNLFCNLGEKSGEQGQTATNIANGSTLADNVEKKKKKKKNEKNEKLFMQFLKDINEFRTQRNIERLCDLSCLDYFCSEYELYARKHCLMSTENEKTLLHVLNELNFARLKKVVKHFRMVQKMNLKKIIREILRLTKIQHKYLARYHVSWSQKEYVELNEDLSENRALCRVFEMVKILILGRVFRNCEVGNSHASGVSEAKDTHLCTYDQAKQIEDLFQKVRSRGNCESEQVTGDKEKKKKKKREIMEGSSSAVRDADSSPQSANSFSRSCTFPDGSSPHHDNSNDHRSVRSPGGKKCNKYTDPHEKTKKKKNKKNNSSTPLGGYTSTLSESTNKRKSIFDGTSNEKEKGNKDTHGDNPKLSRTERRINQKIKFIQRLTSKKEKKNYVLYVQCEYCKGEILEKEIKKNFFQNNKYLIWTVFRQILECLSYLHKKDIYLKNLTTGNMFVHVDEYGIHVKIVNYTACNLIGYIYFYSSSYERNCSYMANFLRNFYRGEQRDNHRGDSPQGRGASERSRRGYEQGEETFHAETAKESTKANKGVSSKQGGTTHTPEEGGEEKNFSFFSHMKNHIRKKLLEDQKNYSTRSEAPQKHKEHDEFYTHSYNQHLYNYLAKRKYSYEELDLFSLGIVLYELLHVPFKSTREKMMNLRNMIVERTFPEDFAKNAGDDGAVKVLKFILINTISDCLEKEPLGRLQYPDISNLSAKTDDWRWNPHLATSNRSGINKNNSNYNNNHAPLASQGKKKNKKKNFLAVDGYKREVLYFRDKSRLAGEEVEVEKAEAKEKADAKEKEEVYAHLKSATCAARAPLPGSSAPSANLDAADLLVNSPNESLKGKMEAEKKEKGKTDLSGKDDEDKTRKISAEHLLNCPLIPMVIQRDLFKYFLQKLKINSSVECKNVLTVLLNKTKEGNEERLMGTNRNAIAYTNVRTYEYDVISSYVFDHISTVLSKKNTTNSHPLAFLLHPGRRGDPPLMEQATAENKFAQKKIPTNFIKRMEVQKRRSAMGEKKVYYSNYGPSGRGQHDGQHGTQNNVQQSSEQGDIPISSHADAQEWDKRPPSNNPPWETKKETEEEKNFPVLNRSNKRIVFIDKNNKLLYVPFYLTESYMNAFPQGTQGKSFSSSFFFSQNHFLQRSRQEEMVRRENSVLYSSVVRVDSQGDLHFRASPVSSARKDSNVNHVHNTGDSAPYPHRSNHSSESEDGDPAPVQETHVNLSFCVYQLITLHNVLSILHRFEHYLGNFTIKWSYTHMLMQIIRDVLFIDDDERAQFILTQLRQANIKYKNFKKLLYFLNLTYDDRILKKLYSIVVDKSDNLKQKMHKVKKMYFMLDHQNKNAISYLVSTVIYLERLFEHFNRSKYTFLWDFFLGEYEQVFLFSFAFAIYPDVDRTCLLSIGGVSTDAFSHSTERPPSEVTYNFVYEIFVDTISALILQKVQKNNCISMHIDFHSPSVVITTKAYKLLVYAFSLYNNLIQNGIKCECKISPLVETSKFEQGLLKYSDINIHVQIIQKVNSNTFLNIEDYERSPETITSNIIVEEKVNIMYSTHIIRLNIKKNFENESSLINYIKQFYTKR; encoded by the exons ATGGCGGATTCCATCTCTGCGGAAAAGGAGCAGcccaggaaaaggaaaaaaaagaagaaggagccTATAAGTA AAGGCAGAAAAACCGAAAAGGCAAAGAACCCGGAAGAGGACTACAAAGAGCTGTACGCGGAGCAGGTCCAAGAGATACTTGCGCTGAACCATATTTACTTCCCGATCTATGTGGACCGCCCAGG ACACATCAAGAAGGCGCACTTGCCAAGCGACCTGATGAGCAAAGAGGAATATAATGAGAAGAACAAAGCTTTGACCACGGCAATAATAGTCCCAATAGAAATGAACGACGAAATTGATGAAGAGAGTTCCGtaaaattttgcattttcttcaACTACGATAATGACCTTCCTAAGTACAGAATTTCATTCACGTTTGAGAAAAAGTACCCATACTCGTACCCTAACATCTACCTACATATGAGTAGGGCCCTGAGCAAGGAACAGACAACTCACCTTTCCTTGAATGTAAAGAAAATCTGTGCTAAAAATTATGGACGGATTACTCTGTTCGATATTTGTATCTACTCAAACGAATATTTCAATAAAATCATGAGTCACAACTTTGAGAACCTGTGGGAAGAAATGAAACACAGGATGGATGATCATCTGAGTAGGGGAAAACACAATCTGCATCAACAGGCATCGGCGTGTTCCGATCGGAATGCCGCTGTGGAGAGTATGACCGCAGGGACTGCTACTGGGGGAATCACAATTGGTAGCAATATCTCGGGGAAAACCCTGCCCGCTGGGGCGCCTGGGTTGTGGTCATATTCTTCTGAATACTTTAGAACGCACAGGGGTGGAGCGACATGGTTGGAAGATGAACAAAGGAGAGAGACAGAGCTCATAAATAGTAGCTTTCGTTTGGATGGTTGGCCCAACGCTGGAAACAGCAGCTGTGGTACCCATGGGAACGGTGGAGATAGTGGTAGGGGTAGCGCTTCCAATGTGCGCACCCATGACGGCATGAAGGGTAACAGGAATGTCAATCGTAGCGGGAGCAATCAGTCCAGTAGCAATTTCCCTATCGGGCACAACGTAGCCCCGCAGCGCAAACCTTGTCACCCTCCCTGTGAACGACGCATTGGCCACCCAGGCGAGAGATACTACCACATGGCCCCCACCCAGGGAGGAATATTATTCCGAAACATACATGAATCCAATAGCATTTCGGGATTCTCATCCATCAACAGCTGCATCTTCGGAGGAGAAGAGGaacatttaaatatttttacaaaaaaaaaaaaggaaaaaataacacaagTCCGGAAAATATCGGAAGATGATAAACTGAAtgggttaaaaaaagaaacattgGAATCGAATGAACAAAGATTAATCCCACATGGAAACGGAAGGTTAAAGCATTTccaaattttgaagaagacaAAAATAAGTTACTACAGAAATAGGTTGCTCGTAAGACACAACATAGACACGAACATGTACATAATTCACACGTATGCCGTTCTAAGTGTTTTTGATTTCttggcgttttttttaaaccatcTGCTGCACTGCAACAGGGGCTTCAACTTGTTTTGCAACCTCGGTGAGAAGAGTGGTGAACAGGGGCAAACAGCGACCAATATAGCCAACGGTTCCACCCTTGCTGACAacgtggaaaagaaaaaaaaaaaaaaaaaaaacgagaaaaatgagaaactgttcatgcaatttttaaaagacatAAACGAATTCCGCACACAAAGGAATATCGAAAGGTTGTGCGACCTCTCGTGCCTTGATTACTTCTGCAGTGAATACGAACTGTATGCCAGAAAGCATTGCCTAATGAGCACAGAGAACGAGAAGACGCTGCTACACGTGTTGAACGAGCTGAACTTTGCGCGCTTGAAAAAGGTAGTAAAACATTTTCGTATGGTCCAGAAAatgaatttgaagaaaattatccGGGAAATTTTGAGGTTGACAAAAATTCAACATAAGTACTTAGCGAGGTACCACGTCTCCTGGTCGCAGAAGGAATACGTCGAGCTAAACGAGGACCTCAGTGAGAACAGGGCCTTGTGTAGGGTGTTCGAGATGGTGAAGATACTCATCCTGGGGAGGGTATTTCGGAACTGTGAGGTGGGGAATAGCCATGCAAGTGGAGTATCGGAAGCTAAAGATACTCACCTGTGTACGTACGACCAAGCCAAGCAAATAGAAGACCTCTTCCAAAAGGTGAGAAGCAGGGGCAACTGCGAAAGTGAACAAGTGActggggataaggaaaaaaaaaaaaaaaaaaaaagagaaatcaTGGAAGGGAGCAGCAGCGCTGTACGTGATGCAGACTCGTCTCCCCAAAGTGCAAACAGCTTCAGTCGAAGTTGCACATTTCCGGATGGGAGCAGCCCACATCACGACAACAGCAATGACCATCGATCGGTTAGAAGCcctggagggaaaaaatgcaacaagTACACGGACCCCCACgaaaagacgaaaaaaaaaaaaaacaaaaaaaacaactctTCCACCCCACTTGGTGGCTACACTTCAACATTAAGTGAAAGcacaaataaaagaaagagcATATTCGACGGCACGAGCAatgagaaagagaaagggaataaaGACACCCATGGGGACAACCCTAAACTCTCGCGCACAGAACGAAGGATAAATCAAAAAATCAAGTTCATACAAAGGTTAACtagcaaaaaagaaaaaaaaaattatgtccTATACGTCCAGTGTGAATACTGCAAGGGAGAAATTTTGGAGAAAGAAAttaagaagaatttttttcaaaataataaGTACCTCATATGGACTGTTTTTAGACAAATTCTGGAGTGCCTAAGTTACCTGCACAAGAAGGACATTTACTTGAAAAATTTAACCACTGGGAATATGTTTGTGCATGTGGACGAGTACGGGATTCACGTCAAGATTGTTAACTACACTGCGTGTAATCTGATTggctatatatatttttatagtTCTTCCTATGAGCGTAACTGCTCTTACATGGCTAATTTTTTGAGAAACTTTTACCGCGGCGAGCAGAGGGATAACCATCGAGGTGATAGTCCACAGGGGAGAGGTGCCTCGGAAAGAAGCAGAAGAGGCTACGAACAGGGAGAAGAGACATTCCACGCAGAGACAGCCAAGGAAAGCACCAAGGCGAACAAAGGAGTCTCCTCAAAACAGGGAGGAACAACCCACACTCcggaagaaggaggagaagaaaaaaacttttcattcttctcccACATGAAAAATCACATAAGAAAGAAGCTTCTTGAAGACCAAAAGAATTATTCCACGAGGAGTGAAGCACCGCAGAAACATAAGGAGCACGATGAATTCTATACACACTCATATAATCAACATCTATACAATTATCTAGCTAAACGCAAGTACAGCTATGAGGAGTTGGATTTGTTTTCCCTGGGAATAGTCCTCTACGAATTGTTGCATGTCCCCTTTAAGTcaacaagggaaaaaatgatgaacttGAGGAACATGATCGTAGAGAGAACCTTCCCAGAAGATTTCGCGAAGAATGCTGGCGATGATGGAGCTGTTAAGGTTTTGaagtttattttaattaatacGATTAGTGATTGCCTCGAGAAGGAACCACTTGGGAGACTGCAGTACCCGGACATTTCAAACCTCAGCGCAAAGACGGACGACTGGAGATGGAACCCGCACCTCGCCACCAGCAACAGAAGCGGCATAAACAAGAACAACAGCAATTACAACAACAATCACGCGCCGTTGGCTAgtcaggggaaaaaaaaaaacaaaaaaaaaaatttcctcgCCGTAGATGGCTACAAGAGGGAAGTGCTCTACTTCAGGGATAAATCGCGCCTAGCAGGTGAGGAAGTGGAGGTAGAAAAGGCAGaagcaaaggaaaaggctgatgcaaaagaaaaagaagaagtgtaCGCACATTTAAAAAGTGCCACCTGCGCTGCACGTGCTCCCCTTCCTGGCAGCTCCGCACCTTCTGCCAATTTGGATGCAGCGGACTTATTGGTTAATTCCCCCAATGAATCcctcaaaggaaaaatggaggcggaaaaaaaggaaaagggcaAAACGGACTTGTCTGGGAAGGACGATGAGGATAAGACGCGCAAAATATCGGCGGAGCACCTCCTGAATTGCCCCCTCATACCCATGGTCATCCAGAGAGACTTATTTAAATACTTTTTGCAAAAACTGAAAATAAACTCCTCTGTGGAGTGTAAAAACGTGTTAACAGTTTTGCTCAACAAGacgaaagaaggaaatgaagagAGACTCATGGGGACAAATAGAAATGCGATAGCCTACACCAACGTCCGTACCTATGAGTATGACGTCATCAGTAGCTACGTGTTTGACCATATCAGCACTGTGTTGTctaaaaaaaacacaacgAACAGTCATCCGCTCGCCTTTCTTTTGCACCCCGGAAGGAGAGGAGATCCTCCACTGATGGAACAGGCAACCGCGGAGAACAAGTTCGCGCAGAAGAAAATTCCCAcgaattttattaaaaggaTGGAAGTgcagaagagaagaagtgccatgggggaaaagaaggtgtACTACTCGAACTACGGGCCATCAGGGCGTGGTCAGCACGACGGCCAGCATGGCACCCAGAATAACGTCCAGCAGAGCAGCGAGCAGGGGGATATTCCAATCAGCTCACATGCCGACGCACAGGAATGGGATAAACGCCCGCCAAGCAACAATCCACCGTGGGAGacaaagaaagaaacagaggaagagaaaaatttccCAGTATTAAACCGGTCCAACAAAAGAATTGTTTTTATTGATAAAAACAACAAGCTGCTGTACGTCCCATTTTACCTGACCGAGTCATACATGAATGCATTCCCCCAGGGGACCCAGGGAAAGAGCTTCAGCAGttcgttcttcttttcgCAGAATCACTTTTTGCAAAGAAGTCGGCAGGAGGAGATGGTGCGTCGGGAGAACAGCGTTTTGTACAGCAGCGTGGTACGCGTAGACAGCCAGGGGGATCTTCACTTCAGGGCCAGCCCTGTTAGCAGCGCCAGGAAAGATAGCAATGTCAACCATGTGCACAATACCGGTGATAGTGCCCCTTACCCCCACCGCTCCAACCACAGCAGTGAGAGCGAGGACGGAGATCCCGCACCTGTGCAGGAGACCCATGTTAACCTCTCCTTCTGCGTGTATCAGCTCATAACCCTACACAACGTACTAAGCATATTGCACCGATTCGAACACTATTTGGGAAACTTCACCATCAAATGGTCCTATACACACATGCTAATGCAGATCATCCGAGACGTCCTATTCATAGATGATGACGAAAGAGCTCAATTCATTTTAACCCAATTACGACAGGCAAACATCAAGTACAAGAATTTTAAGAAGCTACTGTACTTTCTGAACTTAACCTACGACGAtagaattttgaaaaaattatattcgATAGTAGTGGACAAATCGGACAACCTAAAACAGAAGATGCacaaggttaaaaaaatgtattttatgTTGGACCATCAGAACAAGAATGCCATTAGCTATTTAGTTTCTACTGTCATTTATTTGGAAAGATTGTTTGAACACTTTAACAGATCCAAGTATACATTCCTATGGGACTTTTTCCTGGGCGAGTATGAACAAGTGTTCTTGTTTTCCTTCGCCTTTGCTATTTACCCTGATGTTGATCGAACTTGCCTGCTGTCCATCGGGGGAGTTTCCACGGATGCCTTTTCTCATTCCACCGAGCGCCCTCCCAGCGAAGTCACCTATAATTTTGTCTACGAAATTTTCGTGGACACCATCTCCGCGTTGATACTCCAG AAAGTCCAAAAGAACAACTGTATCAGCATGCACATTGACTTCCACTCCCCCAGCGTAGTCATCACGACCAAGGCGTACAAGCTGCTGGTGTACGCCTTCTCCCTTTACAACAACTTGATCCAGAATGGCAtaaag TGCGAGTGCAAAATTTCTCCCCTAGTCGAGACGTCCAAATTCGAACAGGGCCTCCTCAAGTACAGTGATATAAATATCCACGTGCAAATAATACAAAAGGTAAACTCCAACACATTCCTAAACATTGAAGATTACGAACGATCACCCGAGACCATCACTTCTAACATaattgtagaagaaaaagtaaatatcATGTATAGCACCCACATTATTCGcctaaatataaaaaagaacttcGAAAATGAATCCTCCCTCATTAACTACATAAAACAGTTTTATACGAAGCGGTGA